A genomic stretch from Xiphophorus maculatus strain JP 163 A chromosome 16, X_maculatus-5.0-male, whole genome shotgun sequence includes:
- the LOC102221877 gene encoding coatomer subunit zeta-1-like isoform X2, which translates to MDSTSLEPSLYTVKAVFILDNDGNRLLSKYYDPELYPTMKEQKNFENNVFSKTHKADNEIAFLEGMTIVYKSSIDLFFYVVGSAQENELMLMSVLNCLFDSVSHILRKNVERRCLLDNMEGVFLVVDEIIDGGVILESDSQQVLQKVNYRADDNPLTEQSVAQHLTEKLALTTNVLQSAKEQIKWSILK; encoded by the exons GAACCCTCTCTTTATACAgtgaaagctgtttttattcttgATAATGATGGCAACAGACTTCTGTCCAAG TACTACGACCCCGAGCTTTACCCCACCATGAAGGAGCAGAAGAACTTTGAGAATAATGTCTtcagcaaaacacacaaagcagaca ATGAGATAGCGTTCCTGGAGGGGATGACCATCGTGTATAAGAGCAGTATAGATCTTTTTTTCTACGTGGTGGGAAGTGCTCAGGAAAATGAG CTGATGCTGATGTCTGTGTTGAACTGTCTGTTTGACTCCGTCAGTCACATCCtgag AAAGAACGTGGAGCGGAGGTGTTTACTGGACAACATGGAGGGAGTCTTCCTCGTCGTGGACGAGATCATTGATGGGGG GGTGATTTTGGAAAGTGATTCCCAACAAGTCTTACAGAAGGTCAACTACAGG gcTGATGACAACCCATTAACTGAACAAAGTGTGGCTCAG CACCTAACAGAGAAGCTGGCACTGACCACTAAC GTTTTGCAGTCAGCTAAGGAGCAGATAAAATGGTCCATACTAAAATGA
- the LOC102221877 gene encoding coatomer subunit zeta-1-like isoform X1 has protein sequence MDSTSLEPSLYTVKAVFILDNDGNRLLSKYYDPELYPTMKEQKNFENNVFSKTHKADNEIAFLEGMTIVYKSSIDLFFYVVGSAQENELMLMSVLNCLFDSVSHILRKNVERRCLLDNMEGVFLVVDEIIDGGVILESDSQQVLQKVNYRADDNPLTEQSVAQVLQSAKEQIKWSILK, from the exons GAACCCTCTCTTTATACAgtgaaagctgtttttattcttgATAATGATGGCAACAGACTTCTGTCCAAG TACTACGACCCCGAGCTTTACCCCACCATGAAGGAGCAGAAGAACTTTGAGAATAATGTCTtcagcaaaacacacaaagcagaca ATGAGATAGCGTTCCTGGAGGGGATGACCATCGTGTATAAGAGCAGTATAGATCTTTTTTTCTACGTGGTGGGAAGTGCTCAGGAAAATGAG CTGATGCTGATGTCTGTGTTGAACTGTCTGTTTGACTCCGTCAGTCACATCCtgag AAAGAACGTGGAGCGGAGGTGTTTACTGGACAACATGGAGGGAGTCTTCCTCGTCGTGGACGAGATCATTGATGGGGG GGTGATTTTGGAAAGTGATTCCCAACAAGTCTTACAGAAGGTCAACTACAGG gcTGATGACAACCCATTAACTGAACAAAGTGTGGCTCAG GTTTTGCAGTCAGCTAAGGAGCAGATAAAATGGTCCATACTAAAATGA